Proteins from a genomic interval of Streptomyces sp. NBC_00820:
- a CDS encoding lysophospholipid acyltransferase family protein, producing the protein MLYGTMKVAIGGPLKLAFRPWVEGLENIPDEGPAILASNHLSFSDSFFLPTMLDRKVTFIAKAEYFTTPGVKGRLTAAFFKGVGQLPVDRSGARGAGEAAIKSGIEVLRRGELFGIYPEGTRSPDGRLYRGKPGGLARVALATGAPVIPVAMIDTEKIQPPGRVMPKLMRPGIRIGKPLDFSRYHGMDQDRFVLRAVTDEVMYEIMKLSGQEYVDVYATVAKRQIAEAAKAAKEAEQAKEAEQAKEAGQAGQAHGTEG; encoded by the coding sequence CGCTGAAGCTCGCCTTCAGGCCCTGGGTGGAGGGTCTGGAGAACATTCCGGACGAAGGCCCCGCCATCCTGGCGAGCAATCACCTGTCCTTCTCGGACTCGTTCTTCCTGCCCACCATGCTCGACCGCAAGGTCACCTTCATCGCGAAGGCCGAGTACTTCACCACTCCGGGCGTGAAGGGCCGCCTGACCGCGGCCTTCTTCAAGGGCGTCGGGCAGCTCCCGGTGGACCGCTCCGGGGCGCGCGGCGCCGGCGAGGCGGCCATCAAGAGCGGCATAGAGGTGCTCAGGCGCGGAGAACTGTTCGGCATCTACCCCGAGGGCACCCGCTCGCCCGACGGCCGCCTGTACCGGGGCAAGCCCGGCGGCCTCGCGCGCGTGGCGCTCGCCACCGGCGCGCCGGTCATTCCGGTCGCGATGATCGACACCGAGAAGATCCAGCCTCCCGGCCGGGTGATGCCCAAGCTGATGCGGCCCGGCATCCGTATCGGCAAGCCGCTCGACTTCAGCCGCTACCACGGCATGGACCAGGACCGGTTCGTGCTGCGCGCGGTGACCGACGAGGTCATGTACGAGATCATGAAGCTCTCCGGGCAGGAGTACGTCGACGTCTACGCGACCGTCGCCAAGCGGCAGATCGCGGAGGCCGCGAAAGCGGCCAAGGAGGCCGAGCAGGCCAAGGAGGCCGAGCAGGCCAAGGAGGCCGGGCAGGCCGGGCAGGCGCACGGCACCGAGGGCTAG